A genomic stretch from Candidatus Hydrogenisulfobacillus filiaventi includes:
- the murA gene encoding UDP-N-acetylglucosamine 1-carboxyvinyltransferase 2, translating into MARFVIQGGRALSGMVDVEGSKNSALPIIAAAGLAARGESRLSNVPRYTDILDLCQILRDLGAEVEWDSDSSLVIRARDLAGSVAPYHLARRLRGSTYVLGLLLARLGRAEVAFPGGCQIGARPVDFHIRGFQALGAETRLEHGIIHARAERLRGTKLYIDRASFGTTINLMIAASLAEGTTVLENAAMEPEVVDLATYLNAMGARVRGAGTGIIRIDGVREPTGTVHEVIPDRLEAGTLLLAGAVTRGDVTVRGVIPEHLRTVLLKLEQAGAQVEEGAETVRVRMPGRPQAVDIETRPHPGFPTDLQPQMVSLLALADGVAVVQETVFENRFGYTQELARLGANITVERDTAIVRGVAELTGAPVEAHDIRGGAALVLAGLAAQGVTEVTGAAHIDRGYHGLERKLAGLGAAIERQEEVGDLLPV; encoded by the coding sequence TTGGCCAGGTTTGTGATTCAGGGCGGACGGGCCTTGAGCGGCATGGTGGACGTGGAAGGGTCCAAGAACAGTGCCCTGCCCATCATCGCGGCGGCCGGGCTGGCCGCCCGCGGGGAGTCGCGCCTGAGCAACGTGCCTCGCTACACCGACATCCTCGACCTCTGCCAGATCTTGCGCGATCTGGGGGCCGAGGTGGAATGGGATTCGGATTCCTCCCTGGTCATCCGGGCCCGCGACCTGGCCGGTTCGGTGGCACCCTATCACCTGGCCCGCCGCCTGCGGGGGTCCACCTATGTGCTGGGGCTGCTGCTGGCGCGGCTGGGACGGGCGGAGGTGGCCTTCCCCGGCGGCTGCCAAATCGGGGCCCGGCCGGTGGATTTCCACATCCGCGGGTTCCAGGCCCTGGGGGCGGAGACCCGGCTGGAGCACGGCATCATCCATGCGCGGGCGGAGCGGTTGCGGGGGACCAAGCTGTATATCGACCGCGCCTCTTTCGGCACCACCATCAACCTCATGATCGCCGCCAGCCTGGCGGAAGGCACCACCGTGCTGGAGAACGCGGCCATGGAACCGGAGGTGGTCGACCTGGCCACCTACCTGAACGCGATGGGCGCGCGGGTGCGGGGCGCCGGCACCGGCATCATCCGCATTGACGGGGTGCGGGAGCCCACCGGCACCGTGCACGAGGTCATCCCCGACCGCCTGGAGGCGGGTACGCTGCTGCTGGCCGGCGCCGTGACCCGCGGGGATGTCACCGTGCGCGGGGTCATCCCGGAGCACTTGCGGACGGTGCTCCTGAAGCTGGAACAGGCGGGGGCCCAGGTAGAGGAGGGGGCGGAGACGGTGCGGGTGCGCATGCCCGGGCGTCCGCAGGCGGTCGACATCGAGACCCGTCCTCATCCCGGGTTTCCCACTGACCTGCAGCCCCAGATGGTCTCCCTGCTGGCGTTGGCCGACGGGGTGGCGGTGGTGCAGGAGACGGTGTTCGAGAACCGGTTCGGCTATACCCAGGAACTGGCCCGGCTGGGGGCGAATATCACCGTGGAGCGGGATACCGCCATCGTGCGCGGGGTGGCGGAACTGACCGGTGCCCCCGTAGAGGCCCACGACATCCGGGGCGGGGCTGCCCTGGTGCTGGCCGGGCTGGCCGCCCAGGGGGTAACCGAGGTCACGGGGGCCGCCCACATCGACCGCGGCTACCACGGCCTGGAGCGCAAGCTGGCCGGGCTGGGGGCGGCCATCGAACGCCAGGAGGAGGTCGGCGACCTGCTGCCGGTCTGA
- the guaB gene encoding inosine-monophosphate dehydrogenase (Evidence 2a : Function from experimental evidences in other organisms; PubMedId : 12682299, 1722815, 17611193, 1979163, 3125411, 8917437; Product type e : enzyme) — translation MSFEDKFVGEALTFDDVLLVPRASAILPRQVDVSTRFTRRIALNIPLVSAGMDTVTESRMAIAIAREGGIGVIHKNLPPERQASEVDKVKRSEHGVIIDPIFLGPDNTIRDAMELMSRYRISGVPIVRDGGYLVGILTNRDIRFEENYQRPIREVMTKDNLVTAPEGTTLEEAKAIMARHRIEKLPLVDRQFQLRGLITIKDIEKARKFPNAAKDPNGRLLVAAAVGVGPDTMERAEALVAARVDVIVVDTAHGHSAGVLNTVRRLKDAFPSVDIVAGNVATREGAEALIEAGADAVKVGVGPGSICTTRVVAGIGVPQITAIYEAAQAAHRAGVPVIADGGIRWSGDIVKALAAGASTVMLGSLFAGTEESPGEMEIYQGRSFKVYRGMGSLGAMREGSSDRYFQDELDVEKLVPEGIEGRVPYRGPLADTVYQLVGGLRAGMGYCGTETIPRLWEEGRFVRITNAGLRESHPHDIQITKEAPNYSAERTL, via the coding sequence GTGTCCTTTGAAGACAAGTTCGTAGGTGAGGCCCTGACCTTCGACGACGTGCTGCTGGTGCCGCGTGCCTCCGCCATCCTCCCCCGTCAGGTGGACGTCTCCACGCGCTTCACCCGGCGCATCGCCCTCAACATCCCCCTGGTGTCGGCCGGGATGGACACCGTGACCGAGAGCCGCATGGCCATCGCCATCGCCCGCGAGGGGGGCATCGGGGTCATCCACAAGAACCTGCCGCCGGAACGGCAGGCCAGTGAGGTCGATAAGGTCAAGCGCTCCGAGCACGGGGTGATCATCGATCCCATCTTCCTGGGGCCGGACAATACCATCCGGGATGCCATGGAGCTCATGAGCCGTTACCGCATCTCGGGGGTGCCTATCGTCCGCGACGGCGGCTACCTGGTGGGGATCCTCACCAACCGCGACATCCGGTTCGAGGAGAACTACCAGCGGCCCATCCGGGAGGTGATGACCAAGGACAACCTGGTCACCGCCCCGGAGGGGACCACCCTGGAGGAGGCCAAGGCCATCATGGCCCGCCACCGGATTGAGAAGTTGCCGCTGGTTGACCGTCAGTTCCAGTTGCGGGGTCTCATCACCATCAAGGACATCGAAAAGGCGCGCAAGTTCCCCAATGCCGCCAAGGACCCCAACGGACGCCTGCTGGTGGCGGCTGCGGTGGGGGTGGGACCCGACACCATGGAACGGGCGGAGGCGCTGGTGGCCGCCCGGGTGGATGTGATCGTAGTGGACACCGCCCACGGGCACTCGGCGGGGGTGCTCAACACGGTGCGGCGGCTCAAGGACGCGTTCCCCTCGGTGGACATCGTGGCCGGGAACGTGGCCACCCGGGAAGGGGCGGAGGCCCTGATCGAGGCCGGGGCCGACGCCGTGAAGGTGGGGGTGGGGCCGGGATCCATCTGCACCACCCGCGTGGTGGCCGGCATCGGGGTGCCCCAGATCACCGCCATCTATGAAGCGGCCCAGGCGGCGCACCGGGCGGGGGTACCGGTGATCGCCGACGGCGGCATCCGCTGGTCGGGGGACATCGTGAAGGCCCTGGCTGCGGGGGCATCCACGGTGATGCTCGGCTCCCTGTTTGCCGGTACCGAGGAGAGCCCGGGGGAGATGGAGATCTATCAGGGCCGGAGCTTTAAGGTCTACCGGGGCATGGGCAGCCTGGGGGCCATGCGCGAGGGCTCCAGCGACCGCTACTTCCAGGACGAGCTGGATGTGGAGAAGCTGGTACCCGAGGGTATCGAGGGCCGCGTGCCCTACCGTGGCCCCCTGGCGGACACCGTTTACCAGCTGGTAGGCGGCCTGCGGGCGGGCATGGGCTATTGCGGCACCGAAACCATCCCCCGCCTGTGGGAGGAGGGCCGTTTCGTGCGCATCACCAATGCCGGCCTGCGTGAGAGCCATCCCCACGACATCCAGATCACCAAAGAAGCGCCCAACTACAGCGCTGAACGCACCCTCTAG
- the murC gene encoding UDP-N-acetylmuramate--L-alanine ligase codes for MNRPRRADHKLDTHTASGSMGGAAEGSGSMTQHVHFIGIGGYGMSGLALLLRRRGWEVSGSDVRRSSRTERLERHGVTVYYGHRPEQVAGAELVVYNTDVPEDNPERTAARDRGLPLLHRSELLARVLEGHRALTVSGTHGKTTTTTMLAVVLEAAGYDPTVLVGGEVDRFDGNMRAGASAWAVAEADESDGSFLRYHPWVAVATNVEPEHLEHYGGDFGQVVAAFRTYLTRVPPDGLAVLGGDNPVLRSMADGLTVPRALYGLDPAFDVWADDLAPDAGGTRFRVHAFGAPPLTARLPVPGVHNVVDALGAVTAAAHAGVAPAAALEALAGFRNARRRLEVHYRGIVTIIDDYAHHPTEIRATIAACRQLTTGTGRLLVAFQPQRYRRTRNLWEGFAAAFPEADAVYLTEIYAPPGETPLPGVEGRRLAQAVAAASGVPVRFLPDPAAVAEAALAELRPGDTFLTMGAGDIYRAAERLAAAYRAAPAGRAGSG; via the coding sequence ATGAACCGCCCCCGGCGGGCGGATCATAAGCTGGATACCCACACGGCGTCCGGCAGCATGGGTGGAGCGGCGGAGGGATCCGGCAGCATGACACAGCACGTGCACTTCATCGGGATCGGCGGGTACGGCATGAGCGGGCTGGCACTCCTCCTGCGCAGGCGGGGCTGGGAGGTGAGCGGGTCCGATGTCCGCCGGTCCAGCCGCACCGAGCGGCTGGAACGGCATGGGGTTACCGTCTATTACGGCCACCGGCCCGAGCAGGTGGCAGGCGCGGAGCTGGTGGTCTACAACACCGATGTGCCGGAGGACAATCCCGAACGCACGGCCGCCCGGGATCGGGGCCTGCCCCTGCTCCACCGCTCGGAGCTGCTGGCCCGGGTTTTGGAGGGGCACCGGGCTCTCACCGTGAGCGGGACCCACGGTAAGACCACCACCACCACCATGCTGGCGGTGGTGCTGGAAGCAGCCGGTTACGACCCCACCGTGCTGGTAGGGGGTGAGGTCGACCGCTTTGACGGCAACATGCGGGCCGGCGCGTCCGCTTGGGCGGTGGCCGAGGCGGATGAGAGCGACGGATCCTTCCTGCGTTACCATCCCTGGGTGGCGGTGGCCACCAATGTGGAGCCGGAGCACCTGGAGCATTACGGCGGCGATTTCGGGCAGGTGGTGGCCGCGTTCCGCACCTACCTGACCCGGGTACCGCCCGACGGCCTGGCGGTGCTGGGCGGGGACAACCCGGTCCTGCGCAGCATGGCCGACGGGCTGACGGTCCCCCGGGCGCTGTACGGGCTGGACCCGGCCTTCGACGTTTGGGCGGACGACCTCGCGCCGGATGCCGGCGGTACCCGCTTCCGGGTGCACGCCTTCGGGGCTCCGCCGCTGACGGCGCGGCTGCCGGTACCGGGGGTACACAACGTGGTGGACGCGCTGGGGGCGGTGACGGCGGCCGCCCACGCGGGGGTGGCCCCCGCCGCGGCCCTGGAGGCGCTGGCGGGGTTCCGTAACGCGCGCCGGCGCCTGGAGGTGCATTACCGGGGCATCGTCACCATCATTGACGATTACGCCCACCATCCCACGGAAATCCGGGCCACCATCGCCGCCTGCCGGCAATTGACCACCGGAACCGGACGGCTGCTGGTGGCCTTTCAGCCTCAGCGTTACCGCCGCACCCGCAACCTGTGGGAGGGCTTCGCGGCCGCCTTCCCCGAGGCGGACGCGGTCTACCTGACCGAGATCTACGCCCCGCCGGGGGAGACGCCCCTGCCCGGAGTGGAGGGGCGCCGGCTGGCGCAGGCGGTGGCGGCGGCCTCGGGCGTGCCGGTGCGGTTCCTGCCCGACCCGGCGGCGGTAGCGGAGGCGGCCCTGGCCGAGCTGCGGCCGGGGGACACCTTTCTCACCATGGGCGCGGGGGACATCTACCGGGCGGCGGAACGCCTGGCGGCCGCCTACCGCGCCGCCCCGGCCGGACGGGCCGGCAGCGGGTAG
- a CDS encoding Gamma carbonic anhydrase family protein translates to MLLKVGERDPVVQEPVFLAPGSFVIGSVRLAAGASVWFNAVIRADSETIEVGPDSNIQDNVVLHADPGFPCRIGAGVTVGHGAVVHGATVEDNVLIGIGAVVLNGARIGAGSLVAAGAVIPEGREIPPGSLVAGVPGRVVRSLTEEERAAIRASAREYRERWETGGWAVR, encoded by the coding sequence GTGCTGTTGAAGGTAGGGGAACGCGACCCGGTGGTCCAGGAACCGGTCTTCCTGGCACCGGGGTCTTTCGTGATCGGGTCCGTGCGCCTGGCCGCGGGGGCCTCGGTCTGGTTCAACGCCGTCATCCGGGCCGACAGCGAAACCATTGAGGTGGGTCCGGACAGCAACATCCAGGACAATGTAGTGCTGCACGCCGACCCCGGATTCCCCTGCCGTATCGGGGCGGGGGTGACGGTCGGCCATGGGGCGGTGGTGCACGGGGCCACCGTGGAGGACAACGTCCTCATCGGCATCGGGGCGGTGGTGCTTAACGGGGCCCGGATCGGGGCCGGCAGCCTGGTAGCCGCGGGGGCGGTCATCCCCGAGGGGCGTGAGATTCCGCCCGGCAGCCTGGTGGCGGGCGTGCCCGGCCGGGTGGTACGGAGCCTGACCGAGGAGGAGCGGGCCGCCATCCGGGCCTCGGCCCGCGAGTACCGGGAGCGCTGGGAGACGGGCGGCTGGGCGGTCCGGTAG
- the tsaD gene encoding tRNA(NNU) t(6)A37 threonylcarbamoyladenosine modification; glycation binding protein (Evidence 2a : Function from experimental evidences in other organisms; PubMedId : 9743119, 11073929, 12682299, 19376873, 19578062, 20701780, 20824107, 21183954, 21285948, 21625506, 21873492, 22378793, 31118925; Product type e : enzyme): MVAGGRRVLSGVVASSAAAQAVFGGVVPEVAAREHVATVLPAVRRALAAAGIRPRDLAAVAVTRGPGLLGALLVGVTAAKALGLAWGLPVIGVHHLEAHLYANALAGPIRFPALALIVSGGHTSLLWWEDHSRLTVIGETRDDAAGEAFDKGARALGLPYPGGPAVEALAATVPSTPFHLPVARLEGGGYDFSFSGLKTAVAELAAREPGARAAVARALEEAVVAALVRTTARALEAYPAAALYVAGGVAANRRLRGELEALCHARGVVLGLPPPALCTDNAAMVAAAGYYRFRRGEFLGRWESAETPWPLPAAGS; the protein is encoded by the coding sequence GTGGTGGCCGGCGGCCGCCGGGTCCTCTCCGGGGTGGTGGCGTCCTCGGCCGCAGCCCAGGCGGTGTTCGGGGGGGTGGTCCCCGAGGTGGCCGCCCGTGAACACGTGGCCACGGTGCTGCCGGCCGTCCGGCGGGCGCTGGCGGCGGCGGGGATCCGGCCCCGGGACCTGGCGGCGGTGGCGGTGACCCGGGGACCCGGGCTGCTGGGGGCGCTGCTGGTGGGGGTCACGGCCGCCAAGGCTCTGGGGCTCGCGTGGGGACTGCCGGTGATCGGCGTGCACCACCTGGAGGCGCACCTTTACGCCAACGCCCTGGCGGGGCCCATCCGCTTTCCCGCCCTGGCTCTTATCGTCTCCGGCGGCCACACTAGCCTGCTCTGGTGGGAGGACCATAGCCGGCTGACGGTCATCGGGGAAACCCGGGATGATGCGGCCGGGGAGGCCTTTGATAAGGGGGCGCGGGCGCTGGGGCTCCCCTACCCCGGCGGGCCGGCGGTGGAAGCGCTGGCGGCCACCGTGCCCTCCACCCCCTTTCACCTGCCGGTGGCCCGCCTGGAGGGCGGCGGGTACGACTTCAGCTTCAGCGGCCTTAAAACGGCGGTGGCGGAACTGGCGGCGCGGGAGCCGGGGGCGCGGGCGGCGGTGGCCCGCGCCCTGGAGGAGGCGGTGGTGGCCGCGCTGGTGCGCACCACCGCCCGCGCCCTGGAGGCCTACCCGGCGGCGGCCCTGTATGTGGCAGGCGGGGTGGCCGCGAACCGCCGGCTGCGCGGGGAGCTGGAGGCGCTCTGCCATGCCCGGGGGGTGGTCCTGGGCCTGCCCCCGCCGGCCCTGTGCACCGACAATGCCGCCATGGTGGCGGCCGCCGGGTATTACCGCTTCCGGCGCGGGGAGTTCCTGGGCCGTTGGGAGTCGGCGGAGACCCCCTGGCCGCTGCCGGCGGCCGGTTCCTGA
- a CDS encoding conserved membrane protein of unknown function (Evidence 4 : Unknown function but conserved in other organisms) encodes MAAILLAILTLTALWTAPALCSLAPATYRWMNLARYAAILLALPVLARLGRARRGSTPARAGLWAGGLSGALGSAASNLITHLPRAEAAFLAQLPEVPPAAGLAMLNVHRLASALITAAMAAGAGAVLGAYAAWWGARYGRRRPPEPPGEEARAAGG; translated from the coding sequence ATGGCGGCCATCCTGCTCGCCATCCTGACCTTGACGGCCCTTTGGACCGCTCCGGCCCTCTGCAGCCTCGCCCCGGCCACCTACCGCTGGATGAACCTGGCCCGCTACGCTGCCATCCTGCTGGCCCTGCCGGTCCTGGCCCGCCTGGGACGCGCCCGTCGCGGGTCCACCCCCGCCCGTGCCGGCCTGTGGGCCGGAGGGCTGTCCGGTGCGCTGGGCAGCGCCGCCTCCAATCTCATTACCCACCTGCCCCGGGCCGAGGCGGCCTTTCTGGCGCAGCTGCCCGAGGTGCCGCCGGCGGCCGGCCTGGCCATGCTGAACGTCCACCGCCTCGCCTCGGCCCTCATCACCGCCGCCATGGCGGCGGGAGCGGGCGCAGTCCTGGGCGCCTACGCCGCCTGGTGGGGGGCCCGCTACGGGCGCCGGCGCCCGCCGGAACCGCCAGGGGAGGAGGCCCGTGCCGCCGGCGGCTGA
- the rimI gene encoding ribosomal protein S18 alanine N-acetyltransferase (Evidence 2a : Function from experimental evidences in other organisms; PubMedId : 2828880; Product type e : enzyme): MAISDRTGPETGAAEWVVRDMYLDDLDAVLEIERRSFPTPWSRNAFRSELLENTVATYLVLEFHGRVVAYGGMWVILDEAHVTNVAVHPDYRGRHLGEAMMQGLLDRARAQGVRRMTLEVRRGNTVAQNLYRKLGFVQLGVRRGYYTDTREDAFIMWKDPL; this comes from the coding sequence GTGGCCATTTCCGATCGGACGGGGCCGGAAACCGGCGCCGCCGAATGGGTGGTCCGGGACATGTACCTGGACGACCTGGACGCGGTGCTGGAGATCGAGCGCCGCTCCTTTCCCACCCCCTGGTCGCGCAACGCGTTCCGCAGCGAGCTGCTGGAGAACACGGTAGCCACCTATCTGGTGCTGGAATTCCACGGCCGGGTGGTGGCCTACGGCGGCATGTGGGTCATCCTGGACGAGGCCCACGTGACCAATGTAGCCGTGCATCCCGACTACCGCGGCCGCCACCTGGGCGAAGCCATGATGCAGGGCCTGCTCGACCGCGCCCGGGCCCAGGGGGTGCGGCGCATGACGCTGGAGGTGCGGCGCGGCAACACCGTGGCCCAGAACCTCTACCGCAAGCTCGGGTTTGTACAGTTGGGCGTCCGCCGCGGATATTACACCGACACCCGGGAGGACGCGTTCATCATGTGGAAGGATCCGCTTTAG
- a CDS encoding putative Inactive homolog of metal-dependent proteases, molecular chaperone (Evidence 3 : Putative function from multiple computational evidences) — protein METGWVLGMDASGPGLAVAALGPGGTVWAEWYWNRPRTASTHLLGWVALLVEAYGPPAAVGVGRGPGSFTGVRIAVTAAKMLAFAWEIPVKGVSSLAAWALAAPSGHTVVVTSERRGEAFYAGCYRREGEGVRALAADVAASGTGVSPWPGLQPEPPVAVTGVLAGEDRFRAVWGPGTRALPLPLLGSAVARLARTAMETEGPDDPETLLPAYVRPPGITRPGAAR, from the coding sequence ATGGAGACCGGATGGGTGCTGGGAATGGACGCCTCCGGGCCCGGACTGGCGGTAGCCGCCCTGGGGCCGGGAGGGACGGTCTGGGCCGAATGGTACTGGAACCGGCCCCGCACCGCCTCCACCCACCTGCTGGGCTGGGTGGCACTACTGGTGGAGGCCTACGGGCCGCCAGCCGCCGTGGGCGTGGGCCGCGGACCGGGGTCCTTCACCGGGGTGCGCATTGCGGTGACGGCGGCAAAAATGTTAGCGTTTGCGTGGGAGATTCCGGTCAAGGGGGTCTCCTCGCTGGCCGCCTGGGCCCTGGCTGCCCCGTCCGGGCATACCGTGGTGGTGACCAGTGAGCGGCGCGGGGAGGCGTTCTACGCCGGCTGCTACAGGCGGGAGGGGGAAGGGGTGCGGGCGCTGGCGGCGGATGTGGCGGCCAGCGGCACCGGCGTCTCCCCCTGGCCGGGCCTGCAGCCGGAACCGCCGGTAGCGGTGACGGGGGTGCTGGCCGGCGAGGACCGGTTCCGGGCGGTATGGGGGCCCGGGACCCGCGCGCTGCCGCTGCCGCTACTGGGCAGCGCGGTGGCTCGGCTGGCCCGGACGGCGATGGAGACGGAGGGTCCCGATGATCCCGAGACCCTCCTGCCGGCTTACGTACGGCCGCCGGGGATTACCCGGCCGGGAGCGGCGCGATAG
- a CDS encoding ATPase YjeE, predicted to have essential role in cell wall biosynthesis produces MLLTPPAVLILLGPLGAGKTTLVRQLLTRWGYTGRVASPSFDLVHRYPLPGRTVYHVDLYRVDDPREVEALDLPAPGEAGTVVVAEWGAALRDWYPDRLELELTWGPDAGSRRPELRAFGECRARLKAWLEGR; encoded by the coding sequence GTGCTCCTGACCCCGCCGGCGGTGCTGATCCTACTGGGCCCCTTGGGGGCGGGCAAAACCACCCTGGTGCGGCAGCTCCTGACCCGCTGGGGGTACACCGGCCGGGTGGCCTCGCCATCCTTCGACCTGGTGCACCGTTATCCGCTGCCGGGCCGCACCGTCTACCATGTGGACCTCTACCGGGTGGACGACCCCCGGGAAGTGGAGGCCCTGGATCTGCCTGCGCCCGGGGAAGCCGGGACGGTGGTTGTGGCGGAGTGGGGGGCGGCCCTGCGCGACTGGTATCCCGACCGCCTGGAGCTGGAACTGACCTGGGGGCCGGATGCCGGCAGCCGCCGGCCGGAGCTCCGGGCGTTCGGGGAATGCCGGGCCCGGCTGAAGGCCTGGCTGGAGGGCCGCTGA
- the thiL gene encoding Thiamine-monophosphate kinase translates to MTENAVKVRELGEQGLIAMIHRLQAQPPLGTIGIGDDAAYVPAPAGGGWLVTSDMLVEGIHFRFDWTDPEQLGDRAVAVNMSDIAAMGGVPRVALTSISIPGDYDSSRVEAIYRGVARALDRYHAVLVGGDTVGGVERLVLDVTVLGEPGPAGPIARRGARPGDRLVVTGRLGAAYAGYRLLEAGHRWPGTSSWERSVLRAQLSPEARVACGQLLAPLAHALTDVSDGLQPELQELTRFGGIGARIYADRLPVDRATRKAAARLGEDPLDWALFGGEDYELLAAVPPSRVGEAQRRVAAEGFVLTEIGEITDQPGIRLVRGEEEVKLDAGGFDHFRLEWAGLAAPRP, encoded by the coding sequence ATGACGGAGAACGCGGTGAAGGTGCGAGAGCTGGGCGAACAGGGACTCATCGCCATGATTCATCGGCTGCAGGCGCAGCCGCCCTTGGGCACCATCGGGATCGGGGACGATGCCGCCTATGTACCGGCCCCGGCTGGCGGGGGCTGGCTGGTCACTTCCGACATGCTGGTGGAGGGCATCCATTTCCGCTTCGACTGGACGGATCCTGAGCAGCTGGGGGACCGGGCCGTGGCCGTGAACATGAGCGACATCGCCGCCATGGGCGGGGTGCCGCGGGTGGCGCTCACCAGCATCAGCATCCCCGGCGACTACGACAGCAGCCGGGTGGAGGCCATTTACCGCGGGGTGGCACGCGCCCTCGACCGGTACCACGCGGTGCTGGTGGGGGGCGATACCGTGGGCGGGGTGGAGCGGCTGGTGCTGGACGTCACCGTGCTGGGGGAGCCGGGACCGGCCGGGCCCATAGCCCGCCGCGGCGCCCGGCCCGGCGACCGCCTGGTGGTCACCGGCCGGCTGGGGGCGGCTTACGCCGGCTACCGGCTGCTGGAGGCCGGGCACCGCTGGCCGGGCACCTCGAGCTGGGAACGGTCGGTGCTGCGCGCCCAGCTTAGCCCCGAAGCCCGGGTGGCCTGCGGGCAGCTCCTGGCCCCCCTGGCTCACGCCCTGACCGACGTCAGCGACGGGCTGCAGCCGGAACTGCAGGAACTCACCCGCTTCGGGGGGATCGGGGCCCGCATCTATGCCGACCGCCTGCCTGTGGACCGGGCGACGCGCAAGGCGGCGGCCCGCCTCGGCGAGGACCCGTTGGACTGGGCCCTCTTCGGGGGCGAGGATTATGAACTCCTGGCCGCCGTCCCACCTTCGCGGGTGGGGGAGGCCCAACGGCGGGTGGCGGCGGAGGGGTTCGTGCTGACCGAGATTGGCGAGATTACGGACCAGCCGGGGATCCGGCTGGTGCGGGGCGAGGAGGAGGTGAAGCTGGACGCCGGCGGATTCGACCACTTTCGCCTGGAATGGGCAGGCCTGGCGGCTCCCCGACCTTGA
- a CDS encoding Alpha/beta hydrolase codes for MAQSAGNRSGKGDCRVAEIGMVRRETEWRGARVSWFEAGQGPAVILLHGGGGTGKAWQAQMQALGGRYRVLAPDMPGFGRSDWVEGVRNPQALGTVIWAWADTLWGVDQVVLGGNSMGGRVALAAALERPARVRALVLLDAVGVRLPEVPVVNPLDLPPGKFVEGLVYDPAAYRRRTPYRTLEDAQELARGRESFRRYVGQGPITFDPDAPLDRLTMPALLIWGREDRIVPLPYGQALAARLPRAELVVLDHCGHLPHIEAPELVNGLVRNFLDRLPA; via the coding sequence GTGGCACAATCGGCCGGGAACCGGAGCGGGAAAGGGGACTGCAGGGTGGCCGAGATCGGAATGGTGCGCCGGGAGACGGAGTGGCGCGGGGCGCGGGTCAGCTGGTTCGAGGCCGGGCAGGGGCCGGCGGTCATCCTGCTGCACGGGGGCGGCGGAACCGGCAAGGCCTGGCAGGCCCAGATGCAGGCCTTGGGCGGGCGCTACCGGGTGCTGGCGCCGGATATGCCGGGTTTTGGCCGCAGCGACTGGGTGGAGGGCGTGCGCAACCCCCAGGCGCTGGGAACGGTCATCTGGGCCTGGGCTGACACCCTGTGGGGGGTCGACCAGGTGGTGCTGGGCGGCAACAGCATGGGGGGACGGGTGGCCCTGGCGGCCGCCCTGGAGCGGCCGGCGCGCGTGCGGGCCCTGGTCCTGCTGGACGCGGTAGGGGTGCGGCTGCCGGAGGTACCGGTGGTCAATCCCCTCGACCTGCCCCCGGGCAAATTCGTGGAAGGCCTGGTCTACGACCCCGCCGCCTACCGCCGGCGCACCCCGTATCGCACCCTGGAGGATGCCCAGGAGCTGGCGCGGGGACGGGAGAGCTTCCGGCGCTATGTGGGCCAAGGCCCCATCACCTTCGACCCCGACGCCCCCCTAGACCGTCTGACCATGCCCGCCCTCCTCATCTGGGGACGGGAGGACCGCATCGTCCCCCTCCCCTACGGGCAGGCCCTGGCCGCCCGCCTGCCCCGGGCGGAGCTGGTGGTCCTCGACCACTGCGGCCACCTGCCGCACATCGAGGCCCCCGAACTGGTCAACGGCCTGGTCCGAAATTTCCTGGACCGCTTGCCGGCTTAG